A stretch of the Filimonas lacunae genome encodes the following:
- the rsmG gene encoding 16S rRNA (guanine(527)-N(7))-methyltransferase RsmG, which translates to MEVVLKYFTEFTEKQLEQLTALKELYTEWNEKINVISRKDIDSLYLKHVLHSLTIAAVIDFRPGSQIIDIGTGGGFPGIPLAIFFPEVQFHLVDSIAKKLKVVQAVAEGAGLTNVTVQHTRAEEIKGRKFDFAVSRAVAPLKDLLQWSNPLLKKGGTQELANGLICLKGGDLAQEISESNARPRMIPVRDIFPEEGFEDKYLLHVAR; encoded by the coding sequence ATGGAGGTAGTTTTAAAATATTTTACAGAGTTTACGGAGAAGCAGTTGGAACAGCTGACTGCATTGAAAGAGTTATATACAGAGTGGAATGAGAAAATAAATGTGATTTCCCGCAAAGACATTGATAGTCTGTATCTGAAGCATGTGCTGCACTCATTGACCATTGCAGCGGTGATAGATTTCCGGCCAGGCTCTCAGATTATAGACATAGGCACAGGTGGCGGTTTTCCGGGCATCCCTCTGGCTATTTTCTTTCCCGAAGTACAGTTTCACCTGGTAGATAGTATTGCCAAAAAACTGAAGGTAGTACAAGCGGTAGCAGAAGGCGCTGGCTTAACCAACGTTACCGTACAACATACCCGTGCTGAAGAAATTAAAGGCCGCAAGTTTGACTTTGCCGTTTCCCGTGCGGTAGCTCCTTTAAAAGACCTGCTGCAATGGAGTAACCCATTGTTAAAGAAAGGGGGGACGCAGGAGCTGGCCAACGGTTTAATATGCTTAAAAGGCGGCGACCTGGCCCAGGAAATATCTGAAAGCAATGCCCGCCCCAGGATGATCCCTGTAAGAGATATTTTTCCGGAGGAAGGTTTTGAAGACAAATACCTGCTGCACGTAGCGCGATAA
- a CDS encoding glycosyltransferase, translating to MNILPSVLLSLFALFCTIVAVQVFYYLFFFRRLAAYKPSQKAETQEYPVSIIICARDEAHNLAKNLPGILVQGYRTSHEIIVVNDNSKDESKYLLDEFKKSFKNLIPVQLSQEAKLIPGKKFPLSMGIKTARYEIVLLTDADCMPASEFWLQKMQDAYQPGIDIVLGYGAYHKMPGILNKLIRFETFHSALQYFSFALAGLPYMGVGRNLSYKKALFFNNKGFSSINQIPGGDDDLFINMVANKKNTAIVIDPETYTLSSPKKTWKEWWRQKNRHYSAARYYKPKHKFLLGLYSLTHAMLYPLLIVALFYNWWIALSVYGVRLLLQSFIWYKSMKKLQEVDLWPMFLLFDIWMFVYYFLFVPALWKKPKQHWN from the coding sequence ATGAATATATTGCCTTCGGTTCTGCTGTCGCTATTTGCGCTATTTTGTACAATAGTGGCGGTGCAGGTGTTTTATTACCTGTTTTTCTTTAGAAGACTAGCTGCCTACAAACCTTCACAAAAGGCTGAAACCCAGGAATATCCTGTTTCTATCATCATTTGCGCCCGTGACGAAGCGCACAACCTGGCTAAAAACCTGCCGGGCATCCTGGTACAGGGCTACCGCACCAGCCACGAGATTATTGTGGTAAACGACAATTCCAAAGACGAATCAAAATACTTACTGGACGAATTCAAAAAATCATTCAAAAACCTGATTCCTGTGCAACTGTCACAGGAAGCCAAACTCATACCAGGTAAAAAATTCCCGTTATCTATGGGCATTAAAACAGCACGCTACGAAATAGTGTTGTTAACCGATGCGGATTGTATGCCGGCCAGCGAATTCTGGCTGCAGAAAATGCAGGATGCTTATCAACCAGGCATTGATATTGTGCTGGGTTACGGCGCTTATCATAAAATGCCGGGTATCTTAAATAAGCTGATCCGCTTTGAAACCTTCCATTCAGCCTTACAGTACTTTTCATTTGCACTGGCCGGCCTTCCTTATATGGGCGTGGGTCGCAACCTCTCTTATAAAAAAGCATTATTCTTTAATAACAAAGGCTTTTCATCTATTAACCAGATTCCTGGTGGCGATGATGACCTGTTTATTAACATGGTGGCCAACAAAAAGAATACAGCAATTGTAATAGACCCCGAAACCTACACCCTTAGCAGCCCCAAGAAAACCTGGAAAGAATGGTGGCGTCAAAAAAACAGGCATTATTCAGCAGCGCGTTATTATAAACCCAAGCATAAGTTTTTATTGGGATTGTATTCTTTAACACACGCTATGCTATATCCCTTGCTGATAGTAGCGTTGTTTTATAACTGGTGGATAGCTTTATCGGTATACGGCGTGCGTTTACTGTTACAATCGTTTATCTGGTACAAGAGCATGAAGAAATTGCAGGAGGTGGATCTGTGGCCCATGTTCCTGTTGTTCGATATCTGGATGTTTGTATACTATTTCCTGTTTGTGCCCGCTTTATGGAAAAAGCCTAAGCAACATTGGAATTAA
- the tgt gene encoding tRNA guanosine(34) transglycosylase Tgt, producing the protein MAALSFELAGVDSNSKARAGVITTDHGVIQTPIFMPVGTVGSVKAVTQQQLYSEINAQIILGNTYHLYLRPGVDVLEAAGGLHHFNGWHRPILTDSGGYQVFSLAENRKITEQGVLFQSHIDGSRHLFTPESVMDIQRSIGADIIMAFDECPPYPSEYTYARKSMELTHRWLDRCFARLAETPDKYGYTQNLFPIIQGSTFPDLRRASSEYIASCNATGNAIGGLSVGEPEEMMYEYTALCCDILPADKPRYLMGVGTPWNILEGISLGVDMFDCVMPTRNGRNGMLFTTQGVVNIRNKKWATDFSVIDPSLDCETSRYYTKAYLRHLFVANEILALQIASIHNLAFYLWLVKEARLRILAGDFDSWKKNIIPVLKQRL; encoded by the coding sequence ATGGCAGCATTATCATTCGAATTAGCGGGAGTTGACAGCAACAGCAAAGCCCGTGCAGGGGTAATCACCACCGATCATGGTGTAATACAAACACCCATTTTTATGCCGGTAGGCACCGTGGGAAGCGTGAAAGCCGTAACCCAACAGCAGTTGTACAGTGAAATCAATGCACAGATTATACTGGGTAATACCTATCATTTATACCTGCGCCCGGGTGTGGACGTGCTGGAAGCAGCCGGAGGACTCCATCATTTTAATGGATGGCACCGTCCTATACTTACCGATAGCGGTGGTTACCAGGTATTTTCGCTGGCCGAAAACCGGAAAATTACCGAGCAGGGCGTATTGTTTCAGTCACATATAGATGGTAGCCGCCATTTGTTTACTCCCGAAAGTGTAATGGATATTCAACGTAGTATTGGCGCGGATATTATCATGGCCTTTGATGAATGCCCGCCTTATCCCAGTGAGTATACCTATGCCCGTAAAAGCATGGAGTTAACACACCGCTGGCTGGACCGTTGTTTTGCCCGCCTGGCCGAAACGCCTGATAAGTATGGTTACACGCAAAACCTGTTTCCTATTATACAGGGCAGCACTTTCCCGGATTTGCGCAGGGCATCGAGCGAATACATTGCTTCCTGCAACGCAACCGGTAATGCCATTGGTGGCCTGAGTGTAGGGGAGCCGGAAGAAATGATGTATGAATACACGGCGCTTTGCTGCGATATATTGCCAGCAGATAAACCCCGTTACCTGATGGGCGTAGGCACGCCGTGGAATATTCTGGAAGGTATTTCGCTGGGTGTAGATATGTTTGATTGTGTAATGCCTACCCGTAACGGACGCAACGGCATGTTGTTCACTACCCAAGGAGTTGTTAATATTCGTAATAAAAAATGGGCTACCGACTTCTCGGTAATTGACCCTTCACTGGATTGTGAAACCAGCCGTTACTATACCAAAGCCTACCTGCGCCATCTGTTTGTGGCCAATGAAATACTGGCTTTGCAAATAGCCAGCATTCATAACCTTGCTTTTTACCTGTGGCTGGTAAAGGAAGCGCGTTTGCGTATTCTGGCAGGCGACTTTGATAGTTGGAAGAAAAACATAATACCGGTATTAAAGCAAAGATTGTAG
- a CDS encoding LptF/LptG family permease gives MKKLDWYIIKKFLTTFFFAIFLFAIISVVVDVGEKTDDFVKSGWSFSKIVVDYYLAFIPHIIALLFPLFVFIAVIFFTSKMAGKSEIVAILASGVHFRRVLQPYLLAGIFLGAILWYANGYVIPRAEVKRTYFEDVYVNGNSTYNPLVQGSNNLYFRIDSFTYAGVHYYDTVRKQGGPFFLHRVSKAKPHEVSFNLRAETIRWDTATKKWALDQVVEREIDGLKEKTTLTATKQMKFTFEPRDLRKDDFAKDKMTTPELVHRIKLEELRGTEGVKALQIERYRRDATPIAVIILTLIGAIIGSKKVRGGSGVHLAMGFIIAALFILMDRFSTIFSTKGNLPPLVAAWIPNLVFSCVAYYIYKKSPK, from the coding sequence ATGAAGAAGCTCGACTGGTACATTATCAAAAAATTTCTTACTACTTTTTTCTTTGCTATTTTCTTATTCGCCATTATTTCGGTGGTGGTGGATGTGGGCGAAAAAACAGACGACTTTGTAAAAAGTGGCTGGAGCTTTTCTAAAATAGTGGTGGACTATTATCTGGCCTTCATTCCCCATATTATAGCGCTGCTGTTTCCGCTGTTCGTGTTTATTGCGGTGATCTTCTTCACTTCTAAAATGGCGGGTAAAAGTGAAATTGTGGCTATACTGGCCAGTGGCGTGCATTTCAGAAGGGTGTTACAGCCTTACCTGTTAGCGGGTATTTTTCTGGGAGCTATATTATGGTATGCCAACGGGTATGTGATTCCACGTGCCGAAGTGAAGCGTACTTATTTTGAAGACGTATATGTAAATGGTAACTCTACCTACAACCCCCTGGTGCAAGGCAGTAATAACCTGTATTTCAGAATAGACTCTTTTACCTATGCAGGGGTGCATTATTATGATACCGTGCGCAAACAGGGCGGCCCGTTTTTCTTACACCGCGTAAGCAAAGCCAAACCTCATGAGGTGTCGTTTAACCTGCGTGCCGAAACCATACGCTGGGACACGGCCACTAAAAAATGGGCACTGGACCAGGTAGTGGAAAGAGAGATAGATGGACTGAAAGAAAAAACTACGTTAACAGCCACCAAGCAAATGAAGTTCACTTTTGAGCCACGCGATTTACGAAAGGATGATTTTGCCAAAGATAAAATGACCACTCCCGAACTCGTTCACCGAATAAAACTGGAAGAGCTTAGGGGAACAGAAGGAGTAAAGGCACTTCAGATAGAAAGGTACAGAAGGGATGCTACGCCGATAGCGGTTATTATATTAACGTTAATTGGTGCTATCATTGGCAGTAAGAAAGTAAGAGGCGGAAGCGGTGTACACCTGGCTATGGGCTTCATTATCGCTGCCTTGTTTATATTAATGGACAGGTTTTCTACTATTTTTTCAACGAAAGGAAACTTACCGCCGTTAGTAGCAGCCTGGATACCCAACCTGGTGTTTTCATGCGTGGCTTATTATATATATAAGAAGTCACCTAAATAA
- a CDS encoding citrate (Si)-synthase, eukaryotic → MEVIKERFKAKAEAAGAEIKDLLKEHGSKKIGEVTLSQIYQGMRGITGMVTETSLLDPKEGIRFRGYSIPELQQLLPKAPGGDEPLPEGIFYLMLIGEIPTEEDVQLLTSVWQRRSHVPNHVFDVIDAFPISAHPMTMFVAAIMAMQTESHFAKAYAKGINKKDYWGYIFEDSMDLIARLPRVAAYVYRRKYKNNEHIQPDGLLDWAGNLAHMMGYEDKSFFELMRLYMTIHADHEGGNVSAHTTHLVGSSLSDPYLCFAAGMNGLAGPLHGLANQEVIKWIFEMREELNTAKPTPEQIAEYVNNTLASGKVVPGYGHAVLRKTDPRFTAQMEFGKKHMPNDPLVQTVWNIYDTVPPILTALGKVKNPWPNVDAHSGALLVHYGMNEYEFYTVLFGVSRALGVLASLCWDRALGFAIERPKSVTTDSVKAWLKGEGEIWGE, encoded by the coding sequence ATGGAAGTAATCAAGGAAAGGTTCAAAGCGAAAGCAGAAGCCGCTGGTGCAGAGATAAAAGATTTGTTGAAAGAGCATGGTTCTAAAAAAATAGGGGAGGTAACCCTATCGCAAATTTACCAGGGTATGCGTGGCATAACAGGCATGGTAACCGAAACCAGCTTGCTGGACCCTAAAGAAGGTATCCGCTTCCGTGGATACTCCATCCCCGAGTTACAACAGTTATTACCTAAAGCTCCAGGCGGTGACGAACCTTTACCGGAAGGCATCTTTTACCTGATGCTGATAGGTGAAATTCCAACTGAAGAAGATGTTCAGTTATTAACTTCCGTATGGCAGCGCAGAAGTCACGTTCCTAACCACGTATTTGATGTAATTGATGCGTTTCCTATAAGTGCACACCCGATGACTATGTTTGTTGCTGCTATCATGGCTATGCAAACAGAAAGTCATTTTGCAAAAGCATACGCAAAAGGCATTAACAAGAAAGATTACTGGGGTTACATTTTTGAAGACTCTATGGATCTGATTGCCCGCCTGCCCCGTGTTGCTGCTTATGTGTATCGCCGTAAATATAAAAACAACGAGCATATCCAGCCGGATGGCCTGTTAGACTGGGCTGGTAACCTGGCTCACATGATGGGTTACGAAGACAAGAGCTTTTTTGAACTGATGCGTTTATACATGACCATTCATGCCGATCATGAAGGTGGAAACGTATCTGCACACACTACCCACCTGGTAGGTTCTTCCCTGAGCGATCCTTACCTGTGCTTTGCAGCAGGTATGAACGGTTTGGCTGGTCCTTTACATGGCCTGGCTAACCAGGAAGTGATCAAGTGGATTTTTGAAATGCGCGAAGAGCTGAACACTGCTAAACCTACTCCTGAGCAAATTGCAGAGTATGTAAACAATACCCTGGCTTCCGGTAAAGTAGTACCTGGTTACGGTCACGCTGTATTGCGTAAAACCGACCCACGTTTTACTGCACAAATGGAGTTTGGTAAAAAGCACATGCCTAACGATCCATTAGTACAAACTGTATGGAACATTTACGATACTGTACCTCCTATTTTAACTGCTTTAGGCAAGGTGAAAAACCCATGGCCTAACGTAGATGCGCATAGCGGTGCATTGTTGGTACACTACGGCATGAACGAATATGAGTTTTACACCGTGTTGTTTGGTGTAAGCCGTGCCCTGGGTGTATTAGCCAGCCTGTGTTGGGATAGAGCATTAGGATTTGCGATCGAGCGTCCAAAGTCTGTAACCACCGATTCTGTAAAAGCCTGGTTAAAAGGCGAAGGCGAAATCTGGGGCGAATAA
- a CDS encoding DUF4157 domain-containing protein, which translates to MARYAARKMKASAIAMVVRRTIYLHGVTAEEFLRDSEWVRHEVCHVRQYQRMTVLLFLPVYLWYCLRYGYYNNPLEIEARAEEKNPAIMNDTMLVPVKNKK; encoded by the coding sequence ATGGCAAGGTATGCAGCCCGCAAAATGAAAGCTTCCGCTATTGCCATGGTGGTGCGCCGTACTATTTATTTGCATGGGGTAACTGCTGAAGAGTTTTTGCGGGATAGCGAGTGGGTACGACACGAGGTATGCCATGTGAGACAATATCAGCGCATGACTGTATTGCTGTTCCTACCTGTTTACCTGTGGTATTGCCTTCGATATGGTTATTATAATAACCCGCTGGAAATAGAAGCAAGGGCGGAAGAAAAGAATCCTGCTATCATGAATGATACTATGCTGGTGCCTGTTAAAAACAAGAAATAA
- the gpmA gene encoding 2,3-diphosphoglycerate-dependent phosphoglycerate mutase, translating into MQKLVLIRHGESIWNKENRFTGWTDVDLSEEGVRQAHQAGQLLKKHGFTFDIGFTSVLKRSIKTLHFVLEEMDQLWIPVKKSWRLNERFYGALQGLNKAEIVQQYGEEQVHQWRRDPHAHPPAITENDERFPGHYLRYNDLTYRELPLTENLSETMTRALPFWHESIIPALKQNQKVIISAHGNSLRALVQYIENLSDEQVTQLDIPTATPWVYELDDRLNSIRHYYLD; encoded by the coding sequence ATGCAAAAATTAGTATTGATTCGCCACGGCGAAAGCATATGGAATAAAGAAAACCGCTTTACTGGTTGGACAGATGTGGATTTGTCGGAAGAAGGTGTGCGACAGGCGCATCAGGCAGGACAACTATTAAAGAAGCATGGGTTTACTTTTGATATAGGGTTTACTTCGGTGCTAAAGCGTTCCATTAAAACCCTGCATTTTGTGCTGGAAGAAATGGATCAGCTATGGATACCGGTAAAGAAATCGTGGCGGCTGAATGAGCGCTTTTATGGTGCTTTGCAGGGACTGAACAAGGCTGAGATTGTGCAACAGTATGGTGAAGAGCAGGTGCACCAATGGCGTCGTGATCCGCATGCGCACCCACCTGCCATTACAGAAAATGATGAGCGCTTTCCCGGACACTACCTGCGTTACAACGATCTTACGTATCGCGAATTGCCGCTGACAGAAAACCTGAGCGAAACCATGACGCGTGCCCTTCCTTTCTGGCATGAAAGCATTATCCCTGCATTGAAGCAAAATCAGAAAGTGATTATCAGTGCACATGGCAATAGCTTGCGGGCACTGGTGCAATACATTGAAAACCTTTCCGATGAACAGGTAACACAGCTGGATATACCTACAGCCACTCCCTGGGTGTATGAACTGGATGACAGGCTAAACAGCATCAGGCATTATTATCTTGACTAA
- a CDS encoding glycosyltransferase family 2 protein, producing the protein MPIAKTVLVVIPCFNEGEALPALLQQLRQVTIPGYDLSIAVVNDASADNTAAIARKEGVVVLDLPVNLGIGGAVQTGFRYAHRYGFDFALQVDGDGQHPPEEIVRLLQCQEATGAHVVIGSRFLVKEGFQSSALRRTGIRYFHWLNKVFTGNAIYDSTSGFRLLNKTAIAMASAYYPDEYPEPESLVFFARQGLEIAETPVVMRERAGGKSSIRNFATFYYCTKVTISMFFSYIRHF; encoded by the coding sequence ATGCCAATTGCCAAAACTGTACTTGTAGTAATACCTTGTTTTAACGAAGGGGAAGCGTTGCCTGCTTTGCTGCAACAATTGCGACAAGTAACCATTCCCGGGTACGATTTATCCATAGCGGTAGTAAACGATGCTTCTGCTGATAATACTGCCGCAATTGCCAGAAAAGAAGGGGTGGTGGTATTGGATTTGCCTGTAAACTTAGGTATTGGCGGGGCTGTGCAAACCGGTTTCCGGTACGCCCATAGATATGGGTTTGATTTTGCTTTGCAGGTAGATGGAGATGGGCAGCATCCTCCGGAAGAAATTGTGCGGTTGCTTCAATGCCAGGAGGCAACGGGCGCGCATGTGGTTATTGGTTCCCGTTTCCTGGTGAAGGAAGGGTTTCAGTCGTCAGCGCTACGGCGTACCGGTATCAGGTATTTTCACTGGTTAAATAAAGTATTTACCGGAAATGCTATTTACGATAGCACTTCCGGGTTTCGTTTGTTGAATAAAACTGCCATAGCCATGGCTTCGGCGTACTATCCTGATGAATACCCCGAACCGGAATCACTGGTGTTTTTCGCCCGGCAGGGGCTGGAAATTGCGGAAACTCCTGTAGTAATGCGCGAAAGGGCAGGCGGTAAATCTTCTATCAGAAATTTTGCTACCTTTTATTATTGCACCAAAGTAACCATCTCCATGTTCTTCTCTTATATACGTCATTTTTAA
- a CDS encoding DUF2304 domain-containing protein, giving the protein MARIQLITIIVDFLFVLYISRLIVKGKLREEYAVVWIACTALLTLFSLWRDGLEVLAKLFGVYAAPNLVFTVLIFLILIYLLHLSVVNSKLQKNVTRLTQEMALLQEKLEKEK; this is encoded by the coding sequence ATGGCCAGAATACAGCTTATCACTATTATAGTTGACTTTTTGTTTGTGCTTTACATCTCCCGTTTAATTGTAAAAGGCAAACTACGCGAAGAGTATGCCGTAGTGTGGATTGCCTGTACTGCATTGCTTACTCTGTTCTCGCTATGGCGTGATGGATTGGAAGTGTTGGCAAAGTTGTTTGGGGTGTATGCTGCCCCTAACCTTGTATTTACCGTATTAATATTTCTGATATTGATATACCTGCTGCATTTATCTGTCGTAAACTCTAAGCTGCAGAAAAATGTAACAAGGCTAACGCAGGAGATGGCCTTGTTACAGGAGAAGCTGGAAAAGGAAAAATAA
- a CDS encoding tetratricopeptide repeat protein, which yields MKRIYPCFPLIIVLFAAILTYANHFHNSFHFDDSHTIENNLSIRRLQNIPSFFTDATTMSTLPSNQSYRPLLTTSTAIDFYLGGKPSPDPYMFHITNFILFSLIGILLYAFLIFFLNQAQQHALNKWVAVITTGWFLLHAANAETVNYIIARSDIMSTLFIIAAFICYVYSAICRKYYLYLVPVLLGLLSKEQAVMFIPLFLLYKLLFEQNLPVNSWWKGRKQVINVVFKNLVPVTVTVIVFLFVRHMTSSTWTPGGANKWQYILTQPFVIFHYCYNFLFPVNLVADTDWTVINSYSDDRVIAGTLFVLVLVMLIIKTSVKTTTRPIAFGIAWFLLALAPTSLLPFAEVLNDHRTFFPYIGLFLACAALAQQTLPALMQTQYPARKWVALAACMLALTLHAFATRERNKVWATEESLWKENTVKAPGNGRGWMNYGVALMSKGDFHTAEYCFIKTTQLWPYYSRAYTNLGIVKQYSNAPAEAEAYFKKAISLDNRVPSTYGLYARFLTMQGRFSDADVLISQGLALSPHDEVLLKTKEANTAALVQSTHTSANKAPAQPAHAKTPEDYINISLKAYNNGNYLQCIEAAQEALKLHPGYDIAYNNICAAYNRLKQYDKAIEAANQGLRFNNNNIYLKGNLAEAYKLKNQ from the coding sequence ATGAAAAGAATATATCCCTGTTTTCCGTTAATTATTGTCCTTTTTGCCGCTATACTCACCTACGCAAATCATTTTCACAATAGTTTTCATTTTGACGACAGCCATACGATAGAAAACAATCTTAGTATCAGAAGGTTACAAAACATCCCTTCTTTCTTTACAGATGCCACTACTATGAGCACGTTACCTTCTAACCAGTCGTACCGCCCATTGCTTACCACTTCCACTGCTATAGACTTTTATCTGGGTGGCAAGCCTTCACCCGATCCGTACATGTTCCATATCACCAATTTTATTTTGTTTTCATTAATAGGCATATTGCTTTATGCTTTTCTAATATTTTTCTTAAACCAGGCGCAACAGCATGCGCTGAATAAGTGGGTAGCAGTAATCACAACAGGATGGTTTCTGCTTCATGCTGCCAATGCCGAAACTGTGAACTATATCATAGCCCGGTCGGACATCATGTCAACCTTATTTATTATAGCTGCCTTTATTTGTTACGTATATTCAGCCATTTGCAGAAAATATTATTTATACCTGGTTCCGGTATTACTGGGACTGCTCTCTAAAGAACAGGCTGTCATGTTTATTCCTTTGTTTTTGCTATACAAATTATTATTTGAACAAAACCTTCCTGTTAACAGCTGGTGGAAAGGCAGAAAGCAGGTTATAAATGTGGTATTTAAAAACCTGGTTCCTGTTACCGTTACAGTAATTGTGTTTTTATTTGTACGCCACATGACCTCCAGCACCTGGACCCCCGGGGGAGCTAATAAATGGCAATACATTCTTACACAGCCTTTTGTAATATTCCATTACTGCTACAACTTCCTATTCCCCGTTAACCTGGTAGCAGATACCGACTGGACTGTTATCAATAGCTATAGTGATGACAGGGTAATTGCAGGGACATTGTTTGTGTTGGTACTGGTAATGCTTATCATTAAAACATCGGTTAAAACAACCACACGCCCTATCGCTTTTGGTATAGCATGGTTTTTACTGGCGTTAGCACCTACCAGCCTGCTGCCCTTTGCAGAAGTATTAAACGATCACCGTACATTTTTCCCCTACATAGGCCTGTTTTTAGCCTGTGCAGCGCTGGCACAGCAAACATTACCGGCATTGATGCAAACACAATATCCTGCCCGTAAATGGGTAGCGCTTGCGGCCTGTATGCTGGCGCTTACATTACATGCATTTGCTACCAGGGAACGCAATAAAGTATGGGCTACCGAAGAATCGTTATGGAAGGAGAATACAGTAAAAGCCCCTGGCAATGGACGTGGCTGGATGAATTATGGAGTAGCTTTAATGTCAAAGGGCGATTTTCATACCGCAGAATACTGTTTTATAAAAACTACACAACTCTGGCCATATTATTCCCGTGCTTATACAAACCTGGGTATAGTAAAGCAGTATAGCAATGCACCTGCCGAAGCAGAAGCTTATTTTAAAAAAGCTATTTCTTTAGATAACCGTGTGCCTTCTACCTATGGCTTGTATGCCAGATTTTTAACCATGCAAGGCAGGTTTTCAGATGCTGATGTTCTTATCAGCCAGGGATTAGCACTTAGCCCTCACGATGAAGTATTACTAAAAACTAAAGAAGCAAACACTGCCGCCCTTGTACAGAGCACGCACACTTCAGCCAATAAAGCCCCAGCCCAACCAGCACACGCTAAAACACCAGAAGACTATATCAACATTAGCTTAAAGGCTTATAACAACGGCAACTACCTGCAATGTATTGAAGCCGCACAAGAAGCCTTGAAATTACATCCGGGTTACGACATAGCTTATAACAATATATGTGCTGCTTATAACAGGCTAAAGCAATACGATAAAGCTATTGAAGCTGCCAACCAGGGTTTACGTTTTAACAATAACAATATTTACCTGAAAGGAAACCTGGCCGAAGCTTACAAACTGAAAAATCAGTAA